The Skermanella pratensis genome has a window encoding:
- a CDS encoding MBL fold metallo-hydrolase, which produces MPLTQYACSHCGFWQPWFAGQDPIGCPVCMDVRNALPPDGWDFRTVEDLTGKVTTRWAEAMPGIVGFSCEPAFGLGSTGWLLLRDEGNIAFEGAPFYTPEALDEIERLGGIGILAGSHPHGFGALWQLAERFDPVVVIHRDGLRYTKAFRVSWPSDDVHALAPGLTMIATQGHYEGHAVLHDTRDRALFCGDCLKVDLDGEGRPVALSCHKGFHYQIPLSHDEVRRYRAVFAELDFDHVFTPFEHAAGVTRAHALGLFDRLLAGAPSTRPIPLESLA; this is translated from the coding sequence ATGCCGCTGACCCAGTATGCCTGCTCCCACTGCGGGTTCTGGCAACCCTGGTTTGCCGGGCAGGACCCGATCGGCTGCCCGGTCTGCATGGACGTGCGGAACGCCCTGCCGCCGGACGGCTGGGACTTCCGCACGGTCGAGGACCTGACCGGAAAGGTCACCACCCGCTGGGCCGAGGCGATGCCCGGCATCGTGGGGTTTTCCTGCGAACCGGCGTTCGGCCTCGGCTCGACCGGCTGGCTGCTGCTCCGCGACGAGGGCAACATCGCCTTCGAGGGTGCGCCGTTCTATACGCCGGAGGCGCTGGACGAGATCGAGCGGCTGGGCGGCATCGGCATCCTGGCGGGCTCCCATCCCCACGGGTTCGGCGCGCTGTGGCAACTGGCCGAACGGTTCGACCCGGTCGTCGTGATCCACCGCGACGGGCTGCGCTACACCAAGGCGTTCCGCGTTTCCTGGCCGTCCGACGACGTCCACGCGCTGGCGCCCGGCCTGACCATGATCGCGACCCAGGGCCACTACGAGGGCCATGCCGTGCTGCACGACACCCGCGACCGGGCGCTGTTCTGCGGCGACTGCCTGAAGGTGGACCTGGACGGCGAGGGCCGGCCCGTGGCGCTGAGCTGCCACAAGGGCTTCCACTACCAGATCCCGCTGAGCCACGACGAGGTGCGCCGCTACCGCGCCGTCTTCGCCGAGCTGGATTTCGACCACGTCTTCACCCCGTTCGAGCACGCCGCCGGCGTCACTCGCGCCCACGCGCTGGGCTTGTTCGACCGCCTGCTGGCGGGAGCGCCGAGCACCCGCCCGATCCCGCTGGAGAGCCTCGCATGA
- a CDS encoding YcaO-like family protein — translation MSLQPVIEAYTANLPPGELEHFRVDGLDRIGVPVVFACHRQRDGAQFDSFGYGASFDQALVGVLGELAENVQADSVLRKAERVRGSYRDLVAARGERGVCDPLTLCLPAGSDYTPDKLLTWVAARRFPSGEPVLVPYEFAACYRSQLDGIEPLTTPITNGLGAGDSFERALVHGLLELLQRDGNCIGFRAMDQGRVLDLSGVRDPDTLRLLARLDELGIDVIAKLAATDFGLVNLYVVGSDRDGRSTVPIMQTACGEACDLDRERALNKALLEFCSSRSRKAMSHGPLDLVGRIAPEGYLDRYRARHVAGAEEPRAVEAMAAWCELPSGELRGMLSDTVLSRRTTEAFADLPSSPADTPAERLERISAILTTAGFDILYLDLSPPDGAISAVKAIVPGLECETMSYHRIGERGIRRLMERGSPLAGVGTPPDGAAAVPLPPDAVERLGGPGWLDAAGIDRIVGPLYPLYREPESHAVRFALEAARS, via the coding sequence ATGAGCCTGCAACCCGTCATCGAGGCCTATACCGCGAACCTGCCGCCGGGCGAGCTGGAGCATTTCCGGGTGGACGGGCTGGATCGCATCGGCGTGCCGGTCGTGTTCGCCTGCCACCGGCAACGGGACGGGGCTCAGTTCGACAGCTTCGGCTATGGCGCGAGTTTCGACCAGGCGCTGGTCGGCGTGCTGGGCGAGCTGGCCGAGAATGTCCAGGCCGACTCGGTCCTGCGGAAGGCGGAGCGGGTGCGCGGCAGCTACCGCGACCTCGTGGCAGCGCGCGGGGAACGCGGCGTCTGCGACCCGCTGACCCTGTGCCTGCCGGCCGGCTCCGACTATACCCCGGACAAGTTGCTGACCTGGGTGGCGGCGCGGCGCTTTCCCTCGGGCGAGCCGGTTCTGGTGCCGTACGAGTTCGCCGCCTGCTACCGGTCGCAGCTGGACGGCATCGAGCCTCTGACGACGCCGATCACCAACGGGCTGGGCGCCGGCGACAGCTTCGAGCGGGCGCTGGTCCACGGGCTTCTGGAACTGCTCCAGCGCGACGGCAACTGCATCGGCTTCCGCGCCATGGACCAGGGCCGCGTGCTCGACCTGTCCGGCGTGCGCGATCCCGACACGCTGCGGCTTCTGGCGCGCCTGGACGAGCTGGGCATCGACGTGATCGCCAAGCTGGCCGCGACGGATTTCGGCTTGGTCAACCTCTATGTCGTGGGCTCCGACCGCGACGGGCGCTCGACCGTGCCGATCATGCAGACCGCCTGCGGCGAGGCTTGCGACCTGGACCGCGAGCGGGCGCTGAACAAGGCCCTGCTGGAGTTCTGCTCCAGCCGGTCGCGCAAGGCCATGTCCCACGGCCCGCTGGATCTCGTCGGGCGCATCGCTCCCGAAGGTTACCTGGACCGCTACCGCGCCCGCCACGTCGCCGGCGCCGAGGAGCCGCGCGCGGTCGAGGCCATGGCCGCCTGGTGCGAACTCCCGTCCGGCGAACTGCGCGGGATGCTGTCGGACACCGTGCTGTCGCGGCGGACGACCGAGGCTTTCGCCGACCTGCCGTCCTCGCCCGCCGACACTCCCGCCGAGCGGCTGGAGCGGATCTCCGCCATCCTCACGACGGCGGGATTCGACATCCTCTACCTGGACCTGTCACCGCCCGACGGCGCGATTTCCGCCGTCAAGGCGATCGTGCCGGGGCTGGAGTGCGAGACCATGAGCTATCACCGAATCGGCGAGCGCGGCATCCGCCGCCTGATGGAGCGGGGCAGCCCCCTTGCCGGCGTCGGGACCCCGCCGGACGGGGCCGCCGCCGTGCCGCTGCCGCCCGATGCGGTCGAGCGGCTGGGCGGTCCGGGCTGGCTCGACGCCGCCGGCATCGACCGGATCGTCGGCCCGCTCTACCCGCTGTACCGCGAGCCGGAAAGCCACGCCGTCCGCTTCGCGCTCGAAGCGGCAAGATCCTGA
- a CDS encoding sugar phosphate isomerase/epimerase family protein, whose translation MPLRFAYNTNGAANHRLDDALTLIADSGYDGVALTLDHHHFDPFAPDLEGRAEALGSRLRSLGLGLVIETGARYLLDPRVKHEPTLLNPSAEGRALRVDFLTRCVRIAAICEAEAVSFWAGVPQPGVVPATAWDWLVEGVAQVAEAAAADGVTVALEPEPGMLVETVDDYGRLRADLAERTPAPLRLALDTGHLLVTGERDPAAAVGEFAGDLGTVAIEDMRRGVHEHLPFGRGDMDIPAVLAALDAIGFDRLVCVELSRESHRAHLAVPESLRWLESRLPAASGQSLRQAFRRSA comes from the coding sequence ATGCCCCTGCGTTTCGCCTACAACACCAACGGCGCCGCCAACCACCGGCTGGACGACGCGCTCACCCTGATCGCCGACAGCGGCTATGACGGGGTGGCCCTGACCCTGGACCATCATCATTTCGACCCGTTCGCCCCGGACCTGGAGGGCAGGGCGGAGGCCTTGGGATCGCGTCTGCGCAGCCTGGGGCTCGGCCTCGTGATCGAGACGGGCGCGCGCTACCTGCTCGACCCCCGCGTCAAGCACGAGCCGACCCTGCTGAATCCATCGGCCGAAGGGCGTGCCCTCCGCGTCGACTTCCTGACCCGCTGCGTCCGGATCGCGGCCATCTGCGAGGCGGAGGCCGTCTCCTTCTGGGCCGGCGTGCCGCAGCCGGGCGTCGTTCCCGCGACCGCCTGGGACTGGCTGGTCGAGGGCGTCGCCCAGGTCGCCGAGGCGGCGGCCGCGGACGGCGTCACCGTTGCGCTGGAGCCGGAACCCGGCATGCTGGTGGAGACCGTGGACGATTACGGCAGGCTCAGGGCCGACCTGGCGGAGCGCACGCCGGCACCGCTGCGCCTGGCGCTCGACACCGGTCACCTGCTGGTCACCGGCGAACGCGATCCCGCCGCCGCCGTGGGGGAGTTCGCCGGCGACCTCGGCACCGTCGCGATCGAGGACATGCGCCGGGGCGTCCACGAGCATCTCCCCTTCGGCCGGGGCGACATGGACATCCCGGCCGTGCTGGCGGCGCTGGACGCGATCGGGTTCGACCGGCTGGTCTGCGTCGAGCTGTCGCGGGAGAGCCACCGTGCCCACCTCGCCGTTCCCGAAAGCCTCCGGTGGCTGGAATCGCGGCTTCCCGCCGCGTCCGGCCAATCCCTTCGCCAAGCTTTTCGCCGGAGTGCCTGA
- a CDS encoding glycosyltransferase family 4 protein, which translates to MRICFISRRFFPAISGMSVYAANLLRELVAGGHDVVMISQYRNDPAGSAVYGGGPPPAVPGVKVIGLESLGEQEVGHGRPADFEADMEAMVATALAEHAAEPFDLVHAQYGYPCGLAALEVSQRLDIPNVVSIQGGDGHWVGTCCATHKQAMLAVLNHAGALIIGSKSFAEEVRDHHGTDLDRFVIVPGATDTERFRPRADRDIGDLQDAPVLLYHGRVDRRKGVMELLDAFARLREARPTLRLIVSGIGPDVQAVRERASSAEFAGAVTLTGHADYFAAAEVYRRGDVFVSPTYSEGFSNTILEAMASGLPIVSTNAVGVVDCLTDGSNALLVEPRDVDGLASAIGRMLDDGALRRRLAHQSLEEVRSLYSWHAIGRRIQEIYAQVRGTRPDTTWTGTYDPAAVTRETADPTCRFRAAPHLL; encoded by the coding sequence ATGCGGATCTGCTTCATCAGCCGGCGCTTCTTCCCCGCGATCTCGGGCATGAGCGTCTATGCCGCCAACCTGCTGCGCGAACTGGTGGCCGGCGGCCATGACGTCGTGATGATCTCCCAGTACCGCAACGACCCGGCGGGCTCCGCCGTCTACGGCGGCGGCCCGCCGCCCGCGGTGCCCGGCGTCAAGGTGATCGGGCTGGAATCCCTGGGCGAGCAGGAGGTCGGCCACGGCCGTCCGGCCGATTTCGAAGCCGACATGGAGGCGATGGTCGCCACGGCCCTGGCCGAACATGCCGCCGAGCCGTTCGACCTGGTCCACGCCCAGTACGGGTATCCCTGCGGCCTTGCGGCGCTGGAGGTCAGCCAGCGGCTGGACATCCCGAACGTCGTGTCGATCCAGGGGGGCGACGGCCACTGGGTCGGCACCTGCTGCGCCACCCACAAGCAGGCCATGCTGGCGGTTCTGAACCATGCCGGCGCCCTGATCATCGGCAGCAAGAGCTTCGCCGAGGAGGTCCGCGACCACCACGGCACCGACCTCGACCGCTTCGTCATCGTGCCGGGCGCTACCGACACCGAGCGCTTCCGTCCCCGGGCCGACCGCGACATCGGCGACCTGCAGGACGCTCCGGTGCTGCTCTACCACGGCCGCGTCGACCGCCGTAAAGGCGTGATGGAACTGCTCGACGCCTTCGCCCGGCTTCGGGAGGCGAGACCCACGCTGCGGCTGATCGTCTCGGGCATCGGGCCGGACGTGCAGGCGGTACGGGAGCGGGCATCCTCCGCGGAGTTCGCCGGGGCGGTGACCCTGACCGGCCATGCCGATTATTTCGCCGCCGCCGAGGTCTACCGCCGGGGCGACGTCTTCGTCTCGCCCACATACTCGGAAGGCTTCTCCAACACCATCCTGGAGGCCATGGCGAGCGGCCTGCCGATCGTCTCGACCAATGCCGTCGGCGTGGTCGATTGCCTCACCGACGGCTCCAACGCCCTGCTGGTGGAACCGCGCGACGTGGACGGCCTGGCATCCGCGATCGGCCGGATGCTCGACGACGGAGCCTTGCGCCGGCGGCTGGCCCACCAGTCCCTGGAGGAGGTCCGCAGCCTCTATTCCTGGCACGCGATCGGCCGCCGCATCCAGGAAATCTATGCCCAGGTCCGGGGAACGAGGCCGGACACCACCTGGACCGGCACCTATGATCCGGCCGCGGTGACGCGGGAGACCGCCGATCCGACCTGCCGGTTCCGGGCGGCCCCGCATCTGCTTTAG
- a CDS encoding PIG-L deacetylase family protein: MLKAAGWRTVLATVFTRSVPSPTGFALACQTDKGLAPEVDYMAVRREEDAAFGRTLGVDEVHWLDLPEAPHRGYGSAVELFSAIRPGDEVWREAAHRIGALADRVEPDLMFACQAIGNHVDHRQTVRAMVRLGRPAAWYRDLPYVIRAPEEAPPPGLPGGLVPLAIPVSDHLPAKVAGACCYATQLPFQFGGADRVGSALTSFAAYEAGKAGRAGHAERFLIDPLAAKSVSSA; the protein is encoded by the coding sequence ATGCTCAAGGCGGCGGGCTGGCGGACCGTGCTCGCCACCGTCTTCACACGGTCGGTGCCGAGTCCCACCGGGTTCGCGCTCGCTTGCCAGACCGACAAGGGCTTGGCTCCGGAGGTGGACTACATGGCGGTCCGGCGGGAGGAGGACGCCGCGTTCGGGCGGACGCTGGGAGTGGACGAGGTCCACTGGCTCGACCTGCCCGAGGCGCCGCACCGGGGCTACGGCTCCGCCGTCGAACTCTTCTCGGCCATCCGGCCGGGGGACGAGGTCTGGCGGGAGGCGGCACACCGGATCGGCGCTCTTGCCGACCGGGTCGAGCCGGACCTGATGTTCGCCTGTCAAGCGATCGGCAACCATGTGGACCACCGGCAGACCGTCAGGGCGATGGTCCGCCTGGGCCGGCCCGCCGCCTGGTACAGGGACCTTCCCTACGTGATCCGGGCTCCGGAAGAGGCGCCGCCGCCGGGACTGCCCGGCGGGCTGGTGCCGCTGGCGATCCCCGTCTCCGACCATCTCCCGGCCAAGGTCGCCGGGGCCTGCTGCTACGCCACCCAGCTTCCTTTCCAGTTCGGCGGGGCGGACCGGGTCGGTTCGGCGCTGACGTCCTTCGCCGCCTACGAGGCGGGAAAGGCCGGCCGGGCCGGCCATGCCGAGCGCTTCCTGATCGACCCCCTTGCGGCCAAGTCCGTCAGTTCTGCATGA
- a CDS encoding DUF2243 domain-containing protein translates to MPAPSAKRSSVPFSPSFRWAGYLLGFAFGGFFDGILLHQILQWHHLLSGLDSPALADIQVQILADGLFHLAMYAVAGAGLWLLWRTRREFGGDGADRLLFGTFLIGFGVWHIVDAVLNHWILGLHHIRMDSDSPLIWDMVFFAFGIAVTAAGWLTLRSGPNGGGGRSRGGLAASVLTLAVVIAGPVALLPPAGVSTVTALFPPGTAPGAVLAAAATVDGRVIAGADGVWIIDVPDRLRALALYREGAVHVGGSLFPIGCFSAGLS, encoded by the coding sequence ATGCCCGCGCCCAGTGCGAAACGATCGTCGGTGCCGTTCAGCCCAAGCTTCCGATGGGCCGGATACCTGCTGGGCTTTGCCTTCGGCGGGTTCTTCGACGGCATCCTGCTGCACCAGATCCTGCAATGGCACCATCTGCTGAGCGGACTGGACAGTCCCGCGCTGGCGGACATCCAGGTGCAGATCCTCGCCGACGGCCTGTTCCATCTCGCCATGTACGCGGTCGCCGGGGCGGGGCTCTGGCTGCTTTGGCGGACCCGGCGGGAGTTCGGCGGGGACGGAGCGGACAGGCTGCTGTTCGGCACCTTTCTGATCGGCTTCGGCGTCTGGCATATCGTGGACGCCGTCCTGAACCACTGGATCCTTGGACTGCACCATATCCGCATGGACAGCGACAGCCCGCTGATCTGGGACATGGTCTTCTTCGCGTTCGGGATCGCGGTGACTGCCGCCGGGTGGCTGACCCTGCGGAGCGGACCGAACGGCGGGGGAGGGCGGAGCAGAGGGGGCCTGGCGGCATCCGTGCTGACCCTGGCCGTCGTGATCGCCGGCCCCGTGGCGCTCCTGCCGCCGGCCGGCGTATCGACGGTGACGGCGCTGTTCCCGCCTGGCACCGCTCCCGGAGCGGTGCTGGCCGCCGCGGCGACCGTCGACGGCCGCGTGATCGCGGGCGCCGACGGGGTCTGGATCATCGACGTGCCGGACAGACTCCGGGCGCTCGCGCTGTACCGCGAGGGCGCCGTCCATGTGGGCGGATCGCTCTTCCCGATCGGCTGCTTCTCGGCCGGGCTGTCGTAA
- a CDS encoding TonB-dependent receptor domain-containing protein, producing the protein MITIKSPKSSVLALLAAGITAAAAPAAAQSIDASCAAPVGRIASVEGGVERRTGDGSWRSAAIEDPLCAGDTVRTGKYSRAAIALTNDSVLRLDQETTLQVGAVPVDEPSVLDLIKGIMQVFSHRPRSLSIDTPFVNASVEGTEFLVLAEANRASVTVFDGKVRASNARGAVTLAAAGTAEARAGAAPVQGVAVRPRDAARWTLYYQPILTEVAAAPSAGSGDLPAPIADALALRRQGDFAGAIARLDRAAAEGAGASGPVADRIALFRQSLLLEVGRVGEARAGVEAMLSRAPGNADALALRSVIRVAQNETEPALADGLRAVELDPRSAPPRIALSYAQQAALDLEAARSTMEEAVAAQPGDALARARLAEILLTLGYRSEAERSARAAAELAPNLGQAQTVLGFAALVRQRPQEAQAVFERAIRLEPADPQPRLGLGLTLIRQGRLEAGRNEIEIAAGLDTENALIRSYLGRGYDEERRDDRAAGQYGIAKQLDPNDPTPFLFEGLRLRTANQPVEALAEIQRSIELNDNRAPFRSRLLLNEDLATRGAGLGRIYGDLGFERLGLPVGSASLAADPGNASVERFLSDLYGQQERHEIARSSALLRSQLLQPITIDPVQPSLSTTDLHILPGALPSEAGFNEYGALFERDQIRLNATGIVGNLGTRADELTLSGIVGRAAFSAGQFHYQSDGYRENNDVEYDIYTLFGQAALTDTLSLQAELRSRRSEQGDLAQNFDPDDFSRDSRTDIDQDTARVGLRYSPTPRVDLLASVIVSDRESHQVQAEEDFTFTDDIRQTGTDTQVQGIYRGDLFNVTAGGGFASIRQRNVSTFEIPALGLSFPSTERFTNRQTNAYGYVNLTPLRDVIVTLGLSGDKFENGVLDFSEVNPKAGIQWDVTDRLRLRAAAFRTFKRLLIVDQTLEPTQIAGFNQFTDEFNQTSAWIKGIGLDTTLARGTFGSVFGGIEYVRRDLDVPLVEQRDPPEYRTDERTEDETRAYLYWAASRDWAVSVEAQWEDIDNANPQVDIAELRTLTVPVQVRYFADNGLFARVGANFVSQQVEERLPQSFDQTRENFVTVDASLGFRLPNRRGSISLEVRNILDEEFLYQDLDSVTNSMTRPRFIPARTVLGRLSLTF; encoded by the coding sequence ATGATAACCATCAAGTCTCCCAAGTCCTCGGTACTGGCATTGCTGGCCGCCGGCATAACGGCCGCTGCGGCGCCCGCCGCGGCACAGTCCATCGACGCAAGCTGCGCGGCGCCGGTCGGGCGCATCGCGTCGGTGGAAGGAGGCGTAGAGCGCAGGACCGGGGATGGCTCGTGGCGTTCCGCCGCGATCGAGGATCCGCTGTGCGCCGGCGACACGGTGCGCACCGGCAAGTACAGCCGGGCCGCCATCGCGCTGACCAACGACTCGGTGCTCCGCCTGGACCAGGAGACGACGCTGCAGGTCGGGGCGGTGCCGGTGGACGAGCCGTCGGTGCTGGACCTGATCAAGGGCATCATGCAGGTCTTCAGCCACCGCCCGCGCAGCCTCAGCATCGACACGCCTTTCGTGAACGCGTCGGTGGAGGGCACGGAGTTCCTGGTGCTCGCCGAGGCGAACCGGGCATCGGTCACGGTATTCGACGGCAAGGTGCGCGCCAGCAACGCCCGGGGCGCCGTCACCCTCGCCGCGGCGGGGACGGCCGAGGCGCGCGCCGGCGCGGCGCCGGTACAGGGCGTGGCGGTCCGTCCACGCGACGCGGCTCGCTGGACGCTGTATTACCAGCCGATCCTAACCGAGGTCGCCGCCGCTCCGTCGGCCGGCTCCGGGGACCTGCCGGCCCCCATCGCCGACGCGCTGGCGCTCCGACGCCAGGGTGATTTCGCAGGCGCCATCGCCCGGCTCGACCGCGCCGCCGCGGAGGGAGCGGGCGCGTCGGGGCCGGTCGCCGACCGCATCGCCCTGTTCCGCCAGTCGCTGCTGCTCGAAGTCGGCCGGGTCGGGGAAGCCCGCGCCGGGGTCGAGGCCATGCTGTCGCGGGCTCCCGGAAACGCCGACGCGCTGGCGCTGCGCAGCGTCATCCGCGTCGCCCAGAACGAGACGGAACCGGCGCTGGCCGATGGCCTCCGGGCGGTCGAGCTGGATCCCCGCTCCGCCCCGCCCCGGATCGCCCTGTCCTATGCGCAGCAGGCCGCCCTCGACCTGGAGGCGGCGCGCTCCACCATGGAGGAAGCGGTCGCGGCGCAGCCGGGCGATGCCCTGGCCCGCGCGCGGCTGGCCGAGATCCTGCTGACCCTGGGCTACAGGAGCGAAGCGGAACGGTCGGCGCGCGCGGCGGCCGAGCTGGCGCCGAACCTGGGCCAGGCGCAGACGGTGCTGGGCTTCGCGGCGCTGGTGCGCCAGCGGCCGCAGGAAGCGCAGGCGGTGTTCGAGCGCGCGATCCGGCTGGAGCCGGCAGACCCGCAGCCCCGCCTGGGACTGGGCTTGACCCTGATCCGGCAGGGCCGCCTGGAGGCGGGACGCAACGAGATTGAAATCGCCGCCGGGCTGGACACCGAGAACGCCCTGATCCGCAGCTATCTCGGCCGCGGCTACGACGAGGAACGGCGCGACGACCGCGCGGCGGGACAGTACGGGATCGCCAAGCAGCTCGACCCGAACGATCCGACGCCCTTCCTCTTCGAAGGTTTGCGGCTGCGGACGGCCAACCAGCCGGTCGAGGCTCTGGCGGAGATCCAGCGCTCCATCGAGCTGAACGACAACCGGGCACCCTTCCGCTCGCGCCTGTTGCTGAACGAGGATCTGGCGACCCGCGGCGCCGGGCTGGGCCGGATCTACGGCGACTTGGGATTCGAGCGCCTCGGCCTGCCCGTGGGGTCGGCGTCGCTCGCCGCCGATCCCGGCAACGCGTCGGTCGAGCGTTTCCTGTCCGACCTCTACGGACAGCAGGAACGGCACGAGATCGCCAGGTCGAGCGCCCTGCTCCGGTCACAGCTTCTCCAGCCGATCACCATCGACCCGGTGCAGCCCAGCCTGAGCACGACCGACCTGCACATCCTGCCCGGCGCCCTTCCGTCGGAGGCCGGGTTCAACGAGTACGGGGCCCTGTTCGAGCGTGACCAGATCCGCCTGAACGCCACCGGCATCGTCGGAAACCTTGGCACCCGCGCCGACGAGCTGACGCTGTCCGGCATCGTGGGACGGGCGGCCTTCAGCGCCGGCCAGTTCCACTACCAGAGCGACGGCTATCGCGAGAACAACGACGTCGAGTACGACATCTATACGCTGTTCGGCCAAGCGGCGCTGACCGATACCCTGAGCCTCCAGGCGGAACTGCGGTCCCGCCGCAGCGAACAGGGCGACCTGGCGCAGAACTTCGACCCGGACGACTTCTCGCGCGACAGCCGGACCGACATCGACCAGGACACCGCCCGCGTCGGCTTGCGCTACTCGCCGACGCCGCGCGTGGACCTGCTGGCCTCGGTGATCGTCAGCGACCGGGAGTCCCATCAGGTCCAGGCCGAGGAGGACTTCACCTTCACGGACGACATCAGGCAGACCGGTACCGATACGCAAGTCCAGGGCATCTACCGGGGCGACCTGTTCAACGTGACGGCGGGCGGCGGTTTCGCGAGCATCCGCCAGAGGAACGTCTCGACCTTCGAGATCCCGGCGCTGGGCCTGAGCTTTCCGAGCACCGAACGGTTCACGAACCGGCAGACCAACGCCTACGGCTACGTCAACCTGACCCCCTTGCGCGACGTGATCGTGACGCTCGGCCTCAGCGGCGACAAATTCGAGAACGGCGTGCTCGACTTCAGCGAGGTCAATCCGAAAGCCGGCATCCAGTGGGACGTCACCGACCGGCTGCGGCTGCGCGCCGCGGCCTTCCGGACCTTCAAGCGGCTCCTGATCGTCGACCAGACCCTGGAGCCGACCCAGATCGCCGGCTTCAACCAGTTCACCGACGAGTTCAACCAGACCAGCGCCTGGATCAAAGGCATCGGCCTCGATACGACGCTGGCCCGCGGGACCTTCGGTTCGGTCTTCGGCGGTATCGAGTATGTCCGCCGCGATCTCGACGTGCCGCTGGTCGAGCAGCGCGACCCGCCGGAGTACCGGACCGACGAGCGCACGGAGGACGAGACACGGGCCTATCTCTACTGGGCCGCCTCCCGGGACTGGGCGGTCTCGGTGGAAGCGCAGTGGGAGGACATCGACAATGCCAACCCGCAGGTCGACATCGCGGAGCTGCGCACACTGACGGTGCCGGTCCAGGTCCGTTATTTCGCCGACAACGGCCTGTTCGCCCGCGTCGGGGCGAACTTCGTGAGCCAGCAGGTCGAGGAGCGCCTGCCGCAGTCCTTCGATCAGACACGCGAAAATTTCGTCACGGTCGATGCATCGCTCGGCTTCCGGCTTCCCAACCGCCGGGGATCGATCAGCCTTGAAGTCCGGAACATTTTAGACGAAGAATTCCTGTACCAGGATCTCGACTCGGTCACCAACTCGATGACACGACCACGCTTCATCCCGGCGCGCACGGTGCTGGGACGGCTTTCCCTTACTTTCTGA